A window of the Gossypium hirsutum isolate 1008001.06 chromosome A05, Gossypium_hirsutum_v2.1, whole genome shotgun sequence genome harbors these coding sequences:
- the LOC107896304 gene encoding scarecrow-like protein 3, whose amino-acid sequence MIPEGPSPVTSSPLQFFPWMSPSPGIGSPFPWLWELKPEERGLWLIRLLVACANHVAAGSLENANIGLEQISQLASPDGDTMQRIAAYFTEALANRMLKAWPGLQKALNSTKISSVPDEILVQKLFFELCPFLKLAYIITNQAIVEAMEGEKMVHIIDLNSCEPAQWINLFQTFSARPEGPPHLRITGIHEQKEVLEQMALRLTEEAEKLDIPFQFNPIVCKLENLDLESLRVKTGEALAVSSVLQLHSLLATDDEVPRRNFNSPPVSKTRVLQMTQRTFGEWLEKEPAHIYNPSSDIASSPSSLAPAPKMGSFLAALRALSPKVMVVTEQESNHNGPTLMERVIEALNFYAALFDCLESTVSRAPIERQKVEKMLFGEEIKNIIACEGGERKERHEKLEKWILRLELAGFGRVPLSYHGMLQAGRLLQTNNYDGYKMKEENGCLVMCWQERPLYSMSAWGFRR is encoded by the coding sequence ATGATTCCAGAGGGACCATCCCCAGTGACTTCATCACCACTTCAGTTCTTCCCCTGGATGTCACCCTCTCCTGGTATAGGATCCCCTTTCCCATGGCTATGGGAGCTCAAACCTGAGGAGAGGGGTTTATGGTTGATTCGTCTTCTTGTTGCATGTGCAAACCATGTAGCTGCTGGTAGTCTTGAGAATGCCAATATTGGCTTAGAGCAAATATCCCAACTTGCTTCTCCCGATGGAGATACCATGCAAAGAATTGCTGCTTACTTCACTGAGGCACTTGCTAATAGAATGCTTAAAGCATGGCCTGGCCTTCAGAAAGCCCTCAATTCCACGAAAATATCATCGGTACCCGATGAAATTCTTGTTCAAAAACTGTTCTTTGAGCTGTGCCCTTTCTTAAAACTTGCATATATTATCACAAACCAGGCCATTGTAGAAGCTATGGAGGGAGAGAAGATGGTTCATATTATAGATCTAAATTCCTGTGAGCCTGCTCAATGGATCAATCTTTTTCAGACATTTAGTGCAAGGCCAGAAGGGCCACCGCATCTGAGAATTACAGGCATCCATGAGCAGAAAGAGGTGTTAGAGCAAATGGCACTTAGGTTGACAGAAGAAGCTGAAAAATTGGACATTCCATTTCAGTTTAACCCAATAGTTTGCAAGTTAGAGAATCTTGATTTAGAAAGTTTGCGTGTCAAGACCGGTGAAGCTCTTGCGGTCAGTTCGGTCCTTCAGCTTCATTCTCTCCTGGCAACAGATGATGAGGTGCCTAGAAGGAACTTTAACTCCCCACCGGTGTCTAAGACCCGAGTTTTGCAGATGACTCAACGTACTTTTGGAGAGTGGCTTGAGAAAGAACCAGCCCATATATACAACCCAAGTTCTGACATAGCATCTTCTCCATCATCCCTAGCTCCAGCTCCAAAAATGGGGAGCTTTCTAGCCGCTCTTCGGGCCTTGTCACCGAAAGTAATGGTTGTAACCGAGCAGGAGTCCAACCATAATGGTCCTACTTTAATGGAGAGGGTAATAGAAGCATTGAATTTCTATGCTGCGCTCTTTGACTGCTTAGAGTCTACGGTATCAAGAGCACCAATAGAGCGACAAAAGGTTGAGAAGATGCTTTTCGGAGAGGAAATTAAGAATATTATAGCATGTGAGGGTGGTGAGAGAAAGGAGAGACATGAAAAGCTGGAGAAATGGATCCTGAGACTTGAATTGGCCGGGTTTGGAAGGGTGCCATTAAGCTACCATGGCATGTTGCAGGCAGGAAGGTTGCTGCAGACCAATAACTACGATGGTTATAAGATGAAAGAAGAGAATGGGTGTTTGGTTATGTGCTGGCAAGAAAGACCTCTATATTCAATGTCAGCCTGGGGGTTTAGACGCTAG